The genomic region ttgcgctGAGACAAGAATTCATTCACTCGAGTGTCGTGTACgtatatattaatgatatatacaggtaaaaatatgtaaactaaATCAGTTTCGACAAAAGGTGAGACATGTCacctaaaaacataaaatgtcgTTTTATGgatcttttgtttaaaaaacatcaataacaaaaaaactctagaaactAGTTGTATTACACCTTTGATTTCCAAGACCCAAGTATAATTTACCGTAACCTTCAACAGCATCCTAACAAGCTACATAATAATGACAAAGAACAGGtatttccaataaaataaattttcaggtGCATTATTTACAAAACGTTTGCGGTCATCATTTATGTTAACTGTCAGACTGGCGTTTTTGCAATTAGTTCATTGTTATCTTCAACAGATAAGTTACTCTGACATACGATGACTTGTCAAATACcaaattttttagtattttttgaataaaagaataatcaatatcttaaaaacaaatatggtTTATTCAACAAAGAGCAACCATACATCGTCACAAAAACCTTTATGAAAAATTACAATACAGGAAAACGACGGCTTTCGTATTTTACACAATGTTCCACCCTTTCCTAAATCTGCCagacatcaaaaacaaaaatggtaCAATTAAGCTAGAATGACCTAACGtactaaaaacaatgaaaaatggcATACCACAGCAGTCatacacatttataaaaacagaagTTCTTACCTTACCCAAATAATATGTATAACTTCAACAAaagtttataagtattttattttcaacaaatacgaatgtattaaaaaacacacatatacacaaagaACTAATACTTGTGGTAAAAcaacataatgttatttttaaaaattaagcaaATGTTAAGACTAGGTAAACATCAAAATCTCAGTTCTTgaactttttttaataaataaattgcagATTTGCTAGtcataatatattacattatgtttgtttacttcattttttttcattttgggaGCTATGCTAAAAAAGGattaacaattttacaaacaaataactttgaaactttgtaatttcaaaataattagaaatttagAGATTTGTGTGTATGAATGTTTCCGTAACAGTGACTACAGTAACAAACTTTTTCCCCCATAAATTTGGTTTGACACGTGCCTTTTTCAACgtatgttatgaaataaaattatttaaaaaaggcATAAACTGTACTCAAACATTAAGGCAAAATAAGGACATtacatattaaaaagaaattatttgagAAATCATATCTTAGCAGAAATTAAATGGCAAAATATCCTCATCTACAACAAACATCTTTAGATTTCGCAATGTATTTAAAGTacaaacacattttcagtttagtcCAATCTCTGATGAAGCCAGTGTTAAACCATTTGCAACGTCACTGGCCGTCCAGCTATTTCTTTCCCATTTAATTCCTTAACAGCCTTCTGGGCATCCTCTGGAGATTTAAGAGCAATTCGTGCATCCCCTGTTGGTTGACCAGTTTCATTAAATCTTCTGATGACACTATTTTTTGTTAACTCATAACCTTCAAAGAAGCTTAATAAATCCTCAACTGTAGCACGATAGGGTACGTTACTTGCTGCAATCACACAACCTGGTTTTCCAAATCCTTTAGGACCTGGATCAAGAGGTCTTGGTGGACGTAGTCCTCTCGGTCTTTCCATCATAGGTCCCCGTGGGTATGCAGATTGTGGTAGTCCTCTTGGTCCCAATGGAGGTCCTCTAGGATCTGGATTTCTTTCCATATGGCTTTCTGGTACCCCTGAATGACCTAGTCCTGCTTGTGATTCCGCTGAAGGTCCCCTTCGTTTAGGACCTGCTGGGTTTTCCTGTGTTCCTCTGTCACCAGACCCTCCTGATTTATCCAACGAATCTTTACTGCTTTGTCCAGTTATTGCTTCTGAAGGTTCTTTATCAGGATCGACTGAACCTTCTGTTCCTCTACTACCAGGTCCCGTTACACGACTGGAAGATCCTCTAGAGCTAGGTCCTAATAGACTTTCTGATGGTGCTATTTTATCTGGTCCCACTGGACCTTCGGGGGGTCCTCTTCGTGGTCCCATTAGGCCATCTAAAGGCTTTCTGCTATCTGGCCCCATTGGAACATCTGAAGGCCCTCTGTTACCTGTTCGAGATGAACCATCTGTGTGACCTCTGTTACTTGATCCCATTGGGCCTCCTGGTGGGCCTCGGGGACCAAGAGAACGATAATGATCAGATAATCCATTACCTTCTTCACTTCGAGGACCATGGAACCTTGGTCCTCCTGAGCCTTCTATTCCAGACGGATATCGATCATGTGGCAATGGCCTCTCTGGAGGATATCCACGATGTCCTCTTCCCATAGAAAGCCCTTCTGGTGGACCAGCCCAACGATCTAGTCCCATTGGTCCACGACGACCAGGAAGTCCATGAGGATGAGTATCATGGTTGTCTGACTGAATATGATCTTCATGGATAGGTGACTGGCCTCTTCCCATTCCCCCAGCCTCCAGTAATGGTCTACCACGTCCTCTTGCCATTGGTTCTCCAGCTGACTTACCTCTACCACCTGATTCTAACAAAGGTTTTCCTCTTCCTCTTCCTGTTGGTGGTTCCATTAAATATCTTCCTTTCTCTGGAGGAGTATCCATCAATGGTTTTCCTGAATTTCTTTGAGACAATGAGGGATCTGGAGGTTGTAGAAGTGCATCTTGTTCAGATGGTGGCCCTTCGAGAACATCAATCATTTCCTGATAAGTTATAGGCTTAACAGCAACTACTTTCAGACCTAGGTATTGCTGATTTTTTTTAAGTGCTAAAACAACTTCATCATTAGAGGCGAATTCGGCAAAAGCATCTCCTGAAGGCAGCCCATTAGGCCCCAACATGATATGAATTGCTCGAGGAATGATGCCTACTTCAGCAAAAAAGTCTGCAACTTCCTGATCTGAAATTTCTACTGGAAGACCATGTAAGGCAACACATGATGGTCCTTTTTGTTCAGCTGGTGGAGGAAGAAGTTCCTTTCTTGTTCCCATCCAACCAGATTGACGTGGCCCTGTTTCTCCTCCTCCTTTTGCTTCATTCATCAAGGACTTACTTGCTACTGAAAGTTCAATATACCTGTGACCAATCATTTTTCTATCCATTGCTAAAGCAGCTTGGAAGTCTTCTGTTGTGCCAAATTCCACAAATCCAGTACCAACTGCTCGTCCATTTCTATCATATTCAATGAAAATATCTAAAATCCGCAACCCATCAAAAAAGTTTATAATATCTTCATCACAACAATGATAAGGTAAACCACGTAAATATATGCACAGGTCATCCTCTCGGGGTGGATGATGTCCCATAAAGGATGCAGATGGGAGAGGTTTTCTTCCCGAGGAAGGTGGGGTAGGATACGAATCTGCTTCAGCAAACATTCTCTCTGGACAATTAACAATTTCAATATAGCTATCTCCAATCATCTGACCAGTTCTTTTCAAAGCTTCAACAACGTCTTGGGGTTTAGCAAATCTTACATAGGCATAACCAGTTGGCACTCCATGTCCATCATATGTTAGTTTAATAGCATTTGAAGGAACGTGGATACCTCTTAGTAATTCATGTACATCAACAGGTCGAACATCACGTGGTAATCCACGAATTTCAACACAGGGACCTGGAGGTCCACGTGGTGGCAATTCACTATATGATTCATATTCTGATTCAAATGGGCCTCCTGGGTGATGTCCTCGCCCAGTCAACAATGGTGGTCTTCCATCAGGGCCATGTGGCACTGGTCTATCTTTGACTGGTCTAAAAGCTCTAGGGTCTTGACCTCGTACTACAGGATTTCTAGGTCCGGGTGGTGCTCCCCGTCCACGAGGGTCTCCAGACATTGAAGTGGGGGGATAACCTCTACCATCATAATCATCATGTGGTGGATGCCCACTAAACCTATGTGGTAAATTTTCCACAAAAGTTTCCATTGGTTCTGTCCCATGTTCTTCATAACTTGGTCCAGTATGAGGTGGGTTTCTGTCTAATGGTTCTATTCCCCTTCCTCTTTGTTCATCAAATCCAGTTCTTCTGTTTTCATCATGAGTAATTCTTCGGTCTGGGAAAGAAACACCATGTCTTTCTGGAACAACTTCATTACCTAGATATCTTCCTCTATATGGTGTTCCAGAAACATGGTAACCTTTTTCATGTGGGACTAAAGGAGCACCTCTTGGGTCAGGTCTTCCACCAAATTGTCCAGGTGGTACTAAAAGTCCTTGTCTTTCTTCTCTCCACTGATCTCTGGTGTCTTCAAGTGGAAAATTCTGTCCCCAGTGACTAACCTGTCCTGCTTGATCATAGTTTGGTGGAAAAGGCGGATGACCTGAGTGCATATGGTCATTTTCTAACATTAATGTTGGTTCTTCAAATAGCATTCCTCTAGATTGTGGAGAGATTCCCATTCCTCCATTGGGCACACCTCCAGGAGTAAAAGCAGGTTCACGCTGTTCTCTACTTAAACCAGTATTCCTAGCCCTAATATCATTGTCTTTGGGTTGTGAAGCTTGATCTGGTGGTTTTAACCTATCACTGGATTTGTCATCCCTTCTCTGTCGTTCACTTCTTCTGTCTTGATCTCTGTCCCTCTCCCTATCTCTTGAACGTCGAGGGCTGCGACTTCTACTTCTGTGACTGCGGCCTGACCTTCTACTTCTCTCTTTATCTTTTGGAGATCGCTCTTTATCACGTCGTCTGTCAGGGCTTTTGGCTCTATCAGGAGTATGCTTACGTTCATTGTCTTTTTCTTTTGATGATCCTTTTGGTTGTGTTTGAGGCACAGTTGGCTGAATTCCTAAACTCTGATTTCGAGCTTGTTCAATAACACGTTGCATTTCAGTTCTGCTGCTCAAAAGCAACTTTACTTTAATCTCTCTTATTCTTCCACCATCTCTTTCCATAGCTTGCCTAGCATCCTCATCAGTACTGAATGCTATGAAAGCATCTCCTTTTTCGCCACCAACAATATGCACGCCACCTTCAGGAATGGATAAACCATTAAAAAACCGACGGATGTCCAAAGAATTGGCAGACCATGGAAGATTCTGTAGTCTTATGATAACAGACATCTTTACTGgagataactgtaaaaaaataaagaaacagataaatatatacacaattttcttatACAGACTTGCGAACatatattaaatactgtttattaagaaataattaaccAGTTAAACTGACACAGAATAATTTATCCACTAAACCCTATACGTTATATGACaagttttttacaaaataaatgaaaagtactgattctaaataaaactttcactCACGCTTCAGAGATTTCATATTTTACGAAGAAAAAGAAATCTTTGCCATTGATAGGTATGCAAAAAAGAAGAGTTTGAAAATGTAAATGAATAACGCTAACAATGTTCTTTTGCTACTCAAAACACTTAGTAAAGAAGTTACCAATACTAATCTATAAAGTGAGATACGTCTTTTTCACTCACCATGACATGGTCCTTAAAACCTACTGAagcttaatatataataaaatatggaatAGTTACACAACAGCTAACAAATCTAAGTTTTTTAACAAAGTCTACAATAATTTATgcaaaaattaagatattttatatctGACAACCCTAAGTGTAATTTTTGGTTATTATCTTAGCACtttcataactttatttaaaagtttctatAAATTTTCAGTCATACATAAACTTCTTGCCTATCTAAAACATCAGTGCATGCTGTGATGGAAGAGCCCATCTTTCTCGCTAGCTAGAGCCCGACGCGAACtgcaattaattatattatagttaatattttcttctaacggtttgtttgtttttagttaagtacaaaactacagaatgggctatctgtgttctgctcaccacgaaaatcaaaacccggtttctagcgttgtgaaatccgcagacatacttctgtgccactaggggctcTCCTAATGGTTCATTGGTTggtttttgcacaaagctactcaatgggttaCGTGCGCCAAGGGAATTGAATCCCAAATTTCAGCATTATTGGTCCCAAAGCTGTTATGCCGGAAAGTGAATCATCAATCACTAACAGTACTATCTAAACATCTTCAAATTACCAAGTACCAGTAAATAGTATTTAATGAAATGTATATTCTACCACCATCTTTTAAAATCCCATCGGAAAATATCAGACATACAAGGAATAAGCACTTTATACTTACGTTAAAATTACAATGACGTGTTCCAATATAACTCGTAAAATAACTGAAACTAGTTTTTATACTTCAGCCTCACAGATGTAGTGTTGTAAATAATTAAGTCATTACTTACTGTAATTGTATGTTATAAGCCTTCCTTACAATTTCTGATTTGTTTTCGTAAAacgaagtaagacatttgtggaAATATATAAACAAGGTTGGTAGAAAATAAGTTTAGGTATAAACGTACACCCTACAGCTTTGGTAGCTAGTAtaggtatattaaaacatataagaAACACATGTAAAAATAACCATAGGTGGCGCTGTagagtgatttgtttgttgtcaacCATAAAGCAACATTATGAGCTAACTTCTCACAGCAGATATCGAAACCAGAgtcttagcgttataagtcttcataCTTACTGCCGAACCACTATGTGAGAGGGAGTGAGGTGTGCTGTTatattttaatgcaaagctacacaatagcatATCTGCATTCATCGTGGAAAATCGAACCCAAATTTTCAAGTTCCaagtccatagacttatcgctaaCACACCGATGGACTGCAAGGTGACCTAAAAGCAATGTGTTTATAAGATGGTCAGTATTGTGAAAGTTGTTATCAAAGCTCATTCTTTCAGTAACACCAATATTCACACTTCAACACACAGAATATTTTCGACGTTACACGATTCACTTCCCACAAGATATGTTTCGTACAGCTGTTTATCCTGCAACACCACTTATGACCTTTTTTCCACATACATTTGTTTCATATGTGTTTTATGCACCTAATTCAACTGGAAATAGCATAAGTGGGATAGTTCTCCTACCAAATTTACCTATATACTGAAAATTTTATTGTGCCACCTACTCGACAACACTCATCATCGAGTCTTGGattactcctttatcaacgaacagGAGAAttgatagtaatattacaacgCCGTCTAGGCTAAAAGTTCAAGCCAGTTCAATAACAggagattcaaatccgcgacttTCAGACTGCAaatcaagcgccttaatcaccaTGTAATGCTAGGCCGAAAAATTAGAGTAATCCAGTGTTTTCTGAAATACTCTAATGCCTTAGGGTCAAAATCGGTAAACATTAAAAGTCGTGaaaatttttaagttaatttagaaACTAGTATGagtgttcttttaaaataatcaattaactGGAGCTAAGTATGTTAGAAAAGCTAGAAATAAATCAATCTGCGGATAGAGAAATATCTTAATGCCTTAAAATCAAAATTGACGAAAATATTGAAAATGATCCAAATATTGgtcatcagttttatatttttctttcgtGTACATGTAAAAATTTCTCTTAAAACAGTTTATGAACAAGGTAGGATATTTGGTGAAGCACAGAGACAAATCATATTGGCTATGGCTATATcaaaaaatgcatatatattagattagaagataaaataaacttatctaCAAATGCTATCTATACGgatttcgtgtgtgtgtgttttcttatacgattttagcgttgtacatctgtagacttgccgctgtactagctgggaaCAGATTTGATGAAACACtcttcaaaaattaaaactagATTGATGTTTATTCGTTATCCAAAGAAACTCTAAGCACTTTTAGATATAGTCAGTAATCTGGAAAAAAATCGGATTTGgtaattaatttcttatttactgGGTTGGTATATAAATGGAGCGTTATTAATAGACTAATCAAAACTAGTCGTGTGTGATGGCACTTTAAATCGAATAATTCAAATTTGGTAATGCATTTAACTGGTGTATCTTAAAGggtgaagaatatttttaaagcaaattttgattaaaataggCAGAAAGTAAAGCATTATCCTAGAATCAATTCAGCGATGGTTTAGTGAAATGCTGGTTTGAATTGTTTAATACCTCATTTCAGAATTCGTTAGAGGATTTATGGATTGCTCAAGAGTCCATTCAATATGAATAACTAGATGGATTTGCAAAAGATGAAAGGTTTGAGTGTCATCcgattttcattttatataatgaattttaaataattctgaaaaattGGAACTGGGGAGAAAATTGGGTGCAACTGAAAAATTGATTAGGtttgacaaaaataaactttacctGATATTTTTGactgaaaatatatcaaatatcagAAAGAGAGTAATCAacgtaaattttatatatataacagtatcaTACCCAACTACCTAAAATGGTTAAAACACTAACTTTTCACTACGCTCttaatatgtgaatatttttcagattattttaaaaaaggttaCTGACCATATAACTTCATTATAGtagtttcaataatatttgtaatttcagCCCCAGTTGGTCTCGGTTTAAcgacatatattaatttatttatttattcagtggaTCAATGCAGAAATTCAAGTATTACCcaaaatacagtatacttgagtaaggtaaaatattattttgtaaataaaagtcagtttattgaaaaataaatctaaccgttgtttgtttttttatttaaagcaaagtcacattggactgTCTGCTATGTCCACAGCGTAAAATGAAACCTAggatttcagtgttataagtccgtaaactcaCTGCTGTCCAAATTCGGgataaaatctaataaaataatgttgttgtgttttaagaAGCACATTAAGCTAAGCTGGTAGAAAAATTAGAATTAGTAAAACCAgatcaaaataactttaataaacttGTATCCATGCTCGAGAAATATCGAGTATTAAACACATTTCATAACAAACCACTTAGATGGCAAGATTTCTGTATCTCACATACACCAAACGTTGTGTGTTTGATGAAACATTCATTTCATAATTAGTTTGATGAAACTGACCGACAATGATGAGAAGGATGAAAACCA from Tachypleus tridentatus isolate NWPU-2018 chromosome 1, ASM421037v1, whole genome shotgun sequence harbors:
- the LOC143248786 gene encoding uncharacterized protein LOC143248786, with amino-acid sequence MSVIIRLQNLPWSANSLDIRRFFNGLSIPEGGVHIVGGEKGDAFIAFSTDEDARQAMERDGGRIREIKVKLLLSSRTEMQRVIEQARNQSLGIQPTVPQTQPKGSSKEKDNERKHTPDRAKSPDRRRDKERSPKDKERSRRSGRSHRSRSRSPRRSRDRERDRDQDRRSERQRRDDKSSDRLKPPDQASQPKDNDIRARNTGLSREQREPAFTPGGVPNGGMGISPQSRGMLFEEPTLMLENDHMHSGHPPFPPNYDQAGQVSHWGQNFPLEDTRDQWREERQGLLVPPGQFGGRPDPRGAPLVPHEKGYHVSGTPYRGRYLGNEVVPERHGVSFPDRRITHDENRRTGFDEQRGRGIEPLDRNPPHTGPSYEEHGTEPMETFVENLPHRFSGHPPHDDYDGRGYPPTSMSGDPRGRGAPPGPRNPVVRGQDPRAFRPVKDRPVPHGPDGRPPLLTGRGHHPGGPFESEYESYSELPPRGPPGPCVEIRGLPRDVRPVDVHELLRGIHVPSNAIKLTYDGHGVPTGYAYVRFAKPQDVVEALKRTGQMIGDSYIEIVNCPERMFAEADSYPTPPSSGRKPLPSASFMGHHPPREDDLCIYLRGLPYHCCDEDIINFFDGLRILDIFIEYDRNGRAVGTGFVEFGTTEDFQAALAMDRKMIGHRYIELSVASKSLMNEAKGGGETGPRQSGWMGTRKELLPPPAEQKGPSCVALHGLPVEISDQEVADFFAEVGIIPRAIHIMLGPNGLPSGDAFAEFASNDEVVLALKKNQQYLGLKVVAVKPITYQEMIDVLEGPPSEQDALLQPPDPSLSQRNSGKPLMDTPPEKGRYLMEPPTGRGRGKPLLESGGRGKSAGEPMARGRGRPLLEAGGMGRGQSPIHEDHIQSDNHDTHPHGLPGRRGPMGLDRWAGPPEGLSMGRGHRGYPPERPLPHDRYPSGIEGSGGPRFHGPRSEEGNGLSDHYRSLGPRGPPGGPMGSSNRGHTDGSSRTGNRGPSDVPMGPDSRKPLDGLMGPRRGPPEGPVGPDKIAPSESLLGPSSRGSSSRVTGPGSRGTEGSVDPDKEPSEAITGQSSKDSLDKSGGSGDRGTQENPAGPKRRGPSAESQAGLGHSGVPESHMERNPDPRGPPLGPRGLPQSAYPRGPMMERPRGLRPPRPLDPGPKGFGKPGCVIAASNVPYRATVEDLLSFFEGYELTKNSVIRRFNETGQPTGDARIALKSPEDAQKAVKELNGKEIAGRPVTLQMV